A window of Babesia microti strain RI chromosome III, complete genome contains these coding sequences:
- a CDS encoding Non-canonical poly(A) RNA polymerase PAPD7 (overlaps_old_locusTagID:BBM_III03015) has protein sequence MWSNLSVTSINPRDAQLYGPDVYSIVNPDALNELSKETKDMIKRYRIENNVKKEISQPLNEFISLTDQVKKSFKCFCGGGQIKINNVIGVDKYYIDLMNKVNNFYGKHNKQPIPRSRFTSFLNIELFLLLEHLSPTDTESKAKICVFNQMQFITKSLFPNSKLTLFGSNITGTCLPGSDLNLMLEADGDRVLNLKLLAYVLGQLDLFQCFECILGTEVPIIKGVHKIKGYMATISINSSLETHNFITKKMEEFKYIKPLIILLKFFLQSRNLGDTYTGGAGSYTLCLMIIHFLQNHESIVNSNFNTTLADLMIDFFHFWGYRFNYENMGISITNGGGLFKKNKQDQNLSLIDPIDSNVDVGKRVFNFHLVKKAFQSAFKNLKASEYDYNLDFANKRMPIDSSWIKGNTIIEKLFDPQHPFFQHRKVEHVNEPILDRYKIFSKESNVKDGYEEARKSLQLIINGSDITVDLDHVPYNVAAFRFSQTF, from the exons ATGTGGTCAAACCTTTCCGTAACATCCATAAATCCTAGGGATGCTCAGTTGTACGGTCCTGATGTATACTCAATCGTTAATCCTGATGCATTAAACGAGCTAAGTAAGGAAACAAAGGATATGATAAAGAGATATCgcattgaaaataatgtCAAGAAGGAGATTTCGCAGCCGCTGAATGAATTCATTAGTTTAACCGATCAGGTGAAGAAGAGTTTCAAATGTTTTTGCGGAGGAGgtcaaattaaaattaacaatgtaATCGGGGTGGATAAATACTATATAGATCTGATGAATAAGGTCAACAATTTCTATGGAAAACACAATAAACAACCCATACCTAGATCAAGATTTACTTCTTTCCTCAATATAGAGTTATTTCTATTATTAGAACACTTGTCACCTACAGACACTGAATCAAAGGCAAAGATTTGTGTGTTTAACCAA ATGCAATTCATTACTAAATCTCTATTCCCAAACTCAAAACTCACCCTATTTGGATCAA ATATTACAGGAACTTGTTTACCGGGATCAGATCTAAATTTGATGCTTGAAG CTGATGGAGATCGGgtattgaatttaaaattactaGCGTATGTATTGGGGCAACTCGATTTGTTTCAATGTTTTGAGTGTATATTAGGGACAGAAGTACCAATAATTAAGGGTGTGCACAAGATTAAGG GCTATATGGCAACAATTTCCATCAATTCTTCGCTTGAAACacacaattttatcactaaAAAG ATGGAAGAATTTAAGTATATAAAGCCActtataattttgttgaaattttttttacaatCG AGAAATCTTGGTGATACTTACACTGGCGGAGCTGGATCTTACACATTGTGTTTAATGATCATACATTTCTTACAAAATCACGAATCAATTGTCAATAGCAATTTTAACACTACACTAGCTGATTTGATGATTGACTTCTTCCACTTTTGGGGATACCGATTCAACTATGAAAATATGGGCATTTCAATAACTAACGGTGGTGGTCTATTTAAAAAGAATAAACAAGATCAAAATCTCTCATTGATAGATCCAATTGACTCGAACGTAGATGTCGGAAAACGTGTTTTCAACTTTCATCTGGTGAAGAAAGCATTTCAATCAGCTTTTAAG aATTTGAAAGCTTCTGAATACGACTACAACTTGgattttgcaaataaacGCATGCCAATTGACTCATCTTGGATTAAAGGAAACACAATCATAGAGAAACTATTCGACCCACAACACCCATTTTTCCAACACAGGAAAGTTGAACATGTTAATGAACCAATTTTAGATCGctacaaaatattttctaaaGAAAGCAATGTCAAAGATGGCTATGAGGAGGCTAGGAAAAGTTTGCAATTAATCATAAACGGAAGTGATATCACTGTTGATTTGGATCACGTACCTTATAATGTAGCTGCGTTTAGATTCTCTCAAACCTTTTAG
- a CDS encoding hypothetical protein (overlaps_old_locusTagID:BBM_III03025): MDPWDKLGTGATLRRGPPRLFLTKDTAIGKLKPSPEVVEHMIEDLEDRLKHYFNLYVKERKDREIEQEKNLLLQEKMKQLCSELDMKDKKLCELEHNIKELFIHPKNIKDTLDRIDLIYIHLDTLVQAFIGIATCATLNGLNKNIFTKIALEYLHPCRNLDSRLDALYSALYSLLLTSNTNEGFFGQSSAAALEGFYVTISEIVFETNVDICIPNQIYIGLRYDHEEPVKMTSAKVVNGVCAVNLDKHLNLPPKRPGKIPRFVIDIWFESSSDTATASVSVIDPVLLEARAPWALLVNNLKIGTVNVGVNPYPINARMPAERFKMAKEFAHVHKGAKPIIDYHLLQPPSNPLITSGNANYATSDETSMSKKSVNTQLPSGNKEAVPKPIVTVKVESSSNAKPTNRSSSNVKSTNSTNSDKIVNSIPDERDIKNDTTPFVPKKQPPRKPGLGRPLPKRTTPLPKPKPPAIKRIKEDAKNEGDGIIKTILESQPEKVTSIDNSASPKLKEFDPTQPINDGSTQNNVVSTPISEQSSMNANKSDEDTDTCVETTTNADNVEKTEEIPNEKSVVSCESDEYRTNPPKMIVERKLSTKKSDANISQIDTEVSGDRDGIVTKKSLTNIQIKSKKPLPNIKMSNEGETKLDETAPQRKPKLVPLVPLAKPILLIKKAPM, encoded by the coding sequence atggACCCCTGGGACAAATTAGGAACTGGAGCCACGCTTCGTCGCGGCCCTCCCCGCCTATTTCTGACAAAAGACACAGCCATTGGTAAACTGAAGCCCTCTCCGGAAGTCGTAGAACATATGATTGAAGACCTGGAAGATCGCCTAAAACACTACTTCAATTTGTATGTCAAGGAAAGGAAGGACAGGGAGATTGAACAggaaaaaaatttgttattacaAGAAAAAATGAAACAATTATGCAGTGAATTGGATATGaaagataaaaaattatgtgaATTGGAACATAACATCAAGGAATTGTTTATACATCCCAAAAATATCAAGGATACCCTAGACCGTATTGATCTAATTTACATCCACTTGGATACACTCGTTCAGGCTTTTATTGGCATTGCTACTTGTGCTACCCTTAATGGGTTAAACAAAAACATTTTCACAAAGATAGCATTGGAATACCTTCATCCTTGCAGGAACTTAGATAGTAGACTTGATGCTTTGTATTCGGCGCTTTATTCATTACTACTTACATCTAATACCAATGAAGGGTTTTTTGGACAATCAAGCGCGGCTGCTTTGGAAGGATTTTACGTTACAATTTCAGAAATAGTGTTTGAAACTAATGTGGACATTTGCATACCCAACCAAATCTATATAGGACTGAGGTATGACCATGAGGAACCTGTTAAAATGACCAGCGCAAAAGTAGTTAATGGTGTATGTGCGGTTAATTTGGACAAGCACCTGAATTTGCCACCAAAAAGACCGGGAAAAATACCAAGGTTTGTAATAGATATTTGGTTCGAATCATCTTCGGATACTGCCACAGCTAGCGTAAGTGTGATAGATCCAGTACTGCTGGAAGCACGTGCCCCTTGGGCTTTGTTAGTTAACAACTTGAAGATTGGAACTGTAAATGTTGGTGTAAATCCTTACCCAATAAATGCCAGAATGCCTGCAGAAAGGTTTAAGATGGCGAAGGAGTTTGCCCATGTTCATAAGGGGGCAAAACCCATTATTGACTATCACTTATTGCAGCCTCCCTCCAACCCATTAATTACATCAGGAAACGCAAATTATGCGACAAGTGATGAAACTAGTATGTCAAAGAAGAGTGTAAATACGCAGTTACCAAGTGGAAACAAAGAAGCCGTTCCAAAGCCAATCGTCACTGTAAAGGTTGAATCATCTAGTAATGCAAAACCAACAAACAGATCATCCAGTAATGTAAAATCAACAAACAGTACTAATTCGGACAAAATCGTTAATTCTATACCCGATGAGCgtgatattaaaaatgataccACACCATTTGTACCAAAGAAACAACCACCGAGAAAGCCTGGGTTAGGGAGACCTCTGCCTAAGAGAACAACTCCCTTGCCAAAACCTAAACCACCCGCAATAAAACGTATTAAAGAGGATGCTAAAAATGAGGGAGATGGGATTATTAAGACCATACTCGAATCGCAACCTGAAAAGGTCACCAGCATTGACAACTCCGCCAGCCCAAAGTTGAAGGAATTTGATCCTACACAACCAATTAACGATGGCTCTACACAAAATAATGTAGTTAGTACACCTATAAGTGAACAATCTAGTATGAATGCAAATAAAAGTGATGAAGACACAGATACGTGTGTAGAAACTACAACAAATGCAGATAATGTTGAAAAAACTGAAGAAATTCCCAATGAAAAATCCGTCGTAAGCTGTGAATCCGATGAATATAGAACTAATCCTCCAAAAATGATTGTAGAAAGGAAGCTTTCGACTAAGAAATCAGACGCCAACATATCACAGATAGATACAGAAGTTAGTGGTGATCGTGATGGAATAgttacaaaaaaatcacTGACtaatatccaaattaaaTCCAAAAAACCCCttccaaatattaaaatgtcgAACGAGGGGGAAACCAAATTGGATGAGACTGCGCCTCAGAGGAAACCAAAGTTGGTTCCACTGGTGCCTCTAGCCAAACCGATATTATTGATCAAGAAAGCGCCTATGTGA
- a CDS encoding large subunit ribosomal protein L23e (overlaps_old_locusTagID:BBM_III03035): protein MKRGRGGAGGSKMRTTLGLPVGAIINCCDNSGGKNLYIIAVKGFGACLNRLPAASVGDMVLATVKKGKPDLRKKVLQAVVVRQRKAWRRREGHFIHFEDNAGVIVNPKGEMKGSAITGPIAKECAELWPKISAASPAII, encoded by the exons ATGAAAAGAG GAAGAGGAGGAGCCGGCGGAAGCAAAATGCGCACCACTTTGGGTCTACCAGTGGGAGCAATCATAAATTGTTGTGATAATTCCGGCggaaaaaatttatacattattgCAGTAAAG GGGTTCGGCGCTTGCTTAAATCGCCTTCCTGCAGCTTCTGTTGGAGACATGGTTTTAGCCACGGTGAAGAAAGGCAAACCGGATCTGAGAAAGAAGGTATTGCAGGCTGTTGTTGTTAGACAAAGAAAGGCTTGGAGAAGACGCGAAGGCCATTTTATTCATTTTGAAG ACAACGCCGGTGTCATTGTCAATCCGAAAGGAGAAATGAAAGGCTCGGCCATTACTGGACCCATTGCAAAAGAATGTGCTGAGTTATGGCCCAAAATTTCGGCAGCATCTCCTGCCATAATCTAA
- a CDS encoding syntaxin 5 (overlaps_old_locusTagID:BBM_III03030;~overlaps_old_locusTagID:BBM_III03035), with amino-acid sequence MAGYIDRTNIFHYEIARLGGTTPSILNKEYNKNHIDEQSNNVKNELNSLDLKLDRLAELSKRSGIYSDNSDHLNHLINQIKKDLSDINENLETLSTSNKQMKYSNKHTKLHYANIVDYLKSSFVSKTNKFKDILQQRTETMKKQENRRKMYTFRGNTSLTPSNNHTSSFVLDEEIQQVHDRKNVDIESGQVIKNRGRQNYIAQARQEAIVNVQRAIWDLSQIFNKVAQMVSEQDMMIQRIDEETDISIDNIKRGQIELSKYLKKLSSRRGLIIRMLCIIFVFIIIFVLIIR; translated from the exons ATGGCCGGATACATCGATCGGACGAACATATTTCACTACGAAATTGCTCGTTTAGGTGGAACTACCCCTAGCATTTTGAACAAGgaatataacaaaaatcACATTGATGAACAGTCAAACAATGTCAAAAATGAACTCAATTCCCTTGACCTTAAATTGGACAGGTTGGCTGAAT TATCAAAGAGAAGTGGAATTTACAGCGATAATTCTGACCATTTGAATCACTTAATCAACCAAATCAAGAAa gATTTGTCTGATATTAATGAAAATCTTGAAACACTTTCCACTTCCAATAAACAAATGAAATACTCAAATAAACACACAAAATTACACTATGCAAACattgttgattatttaaaatcatcattCGTCTCCAAaactaacaaatttaagGATATTTTGCAGCAGCGTACTGAG ACCATGAAAAAGCAAGAAAATAGAAGGAAAATGTATACCTTCCGCGGAAATACTTCTTTAACACCTTCAAATAATCATACCTCATCATTTGTGTTGGATGAGGAGATACAACAGGTTCATGATAGGAAAAATGTTGACATTGAAAg TGGTCaagtaattaaaaatagGGGAAgacaaaattatattgcACAAGCAAGGCAAGAG GCAATCGTAAATGTGCAACGTGCCATATGGGACCTATCGCAAATCTTTAACAAGGTAGCACAAATGGTATCAGAGCAGGATATGATGATACAGAGAATAGATGAGGAAACTGatatttcaattgataatattaaaagGGGGCAAATTGAGCTTTCAAAATATCTCAAAAAACTGTCATCTAGGAGAGGCTTGATTATCAGGATGCTTTGCATCATATTCGTCttcatcattatatttgtgCTAATCATTAGATAG
- a CDS encoding Sedlin N-terminal conserved region (overlaps_old_locusTagID:BBM_III03020): protein MDNTAEVAQILVLIIVGKDDKPIFIMDMSTNGVRTDPPHLAQFVAYQALDNIDEVIKTSNMLFLKQVDYFDTLAVSAYITPGHCIFLLVHRNPLINPFQITPSGNVPTPPSQESIRLFFTELHELYVRQLINPFYTPYHTSLENNKFKNRVIALSQKHLH, encoded by the coding sequence atggACAACACAGCTGAAGTAGCACAGATATTGGTGTTGATAATTGTGGGAAAGGACGATAAACCGATCTTCATAATGGACATGAGCACAAATGGCGTTCGTACTGACCCACCGCATTTAGCGCAATTTGTGGCATATCAAGCACTGGATAATATAGATGAGGTTATTAAGACATCAAACATGTTATTTCTAAAGCAAGTAGATTACTTTGACACTCTAGCTGTGTCAGCATATATAACACCCGGccattgtatatttttgcTGGTCCATCGCAATCCCTTGATTAATCCATTTCAAATTACACCATCTGGGAACGTCCCTACGCCGCCAAGCCAAGAAAGTATTCGTCTTTTCTTTACCGAACTACATGAGTTGTATGTTAGACAGTTGATTAATCCTTTCTACACACCGTATCACACTTCACTAGAGaacaacaaatttaagAATAGGGTAATAGCGCTTTCTCAAAAACATCTCCATTAA